The genomic DNA CCGTATTTATTTGCTAATTCTAAAAGTTGTGCTCTTTCCACGATGATTCTAATTTATTTCTGTCAAAAGTAATTAAATTGTTTAATATATTTTGATTTGTTTAAAAATATAACATATTGTTTTATTTTGTGATTTTTACATCGGTATTTACCATAAAAAATCGTTGAAATCATGTTGATAACTAATTAACTAAGGTGTTTTATTTTTGCTGGTTTAATGTTATTTTAGCAAGGCTTCAAACCTAACAACAGTAAGACATTTCATGAGTCAAGAAACAAAATATACGGAAGATAATATCAGGTCTTTAGATTGGAAAGAGCATATAAGAATGCGTCCGGGAATGTACATTGGTAAACTAGGAGATGGTTCTTCTGCAGATGATGGAATTTACATTCTTGTAAAGGAAGTTTTAGACAATTCTATTGACGAATACGTGATGGGAGCTGGAAAAAACATAGAAATCTCTATTCATGGAAGTAAGGTAACGGTTAGAGATTACGGACGAGGAATTCCTTTAGGGAAAGTAGTTGATGTGGTTTCTAAAATGAATACTGGTGGTAAATACGACTCTAAAGCATTTAAAAAATCGGTTGGTTTAAACGGAGTTGGTACAAAAGCAGTAAATGCACTTTCATCATTTTTTAGAGTTGAATCTTCGCGTGATGGAAAATCTGCTTCTGCAGAATTTAGCCAAGGAAATTTAGAAAATCAAGAATTTTTAGAAGAAACCTCGCGCAGAAAAGGAACCAAAGTTTCGTTTGTGCCAGATGAAGAAATCTTTAAGAAATATAAATATAGAAATGAGTATGTAGCAAAAATGCTGAAGAATTATGTGTATTTAAACCCAGGTTTAACCATAATTTTTAACGGTGAAAAGTTTTTTTCTGAAAATGGACTGAAAGATTTATTGGAAGATAACAACAACAAAGAAGACATGTTGTATCCAATAATTCACTTAAAAGGTGATGACATCGAAGTTGCTATTACACACAGTAAAACGCAATATTCAGAAGAATATCATTCTTTTGTAAACGGACAACATACCACACAAGGGGGAACACACCAAGCGGCATTTAGAGAAGCAATTGTAAAAACTATTCGAGAATTTTACGGTAAGAATTTTGAAGCATCAGATATTCGTAAATCCATTATTTCTGCCATTGCTATAAAAGTAATGGAGCCTATTTTTGAAAGTCAGACCAAAACAAAATTGGGTTCTACAGATATGGGAGGCGATTTACCAACGGTTAGAACGTATATTAATGATTTTCTTAAAACCAAGCTAGACAATTACCTGCATAAGAATACGGAAGTTGCAGATAAACTTCAACGTAAAATAATTCAGGCAGAAAAAGAACGTAAAGAACTTTCTGGAATTCGAAAGTTAGCAAAAGACAGAGCAAAGAAATCTAGTTTACATAATAAAAAATTACGCGATTGTAGAATTCATTTAGGAGATATTAAAAAAGAAAATTACCTAGAAACTACTTTGTTTATCACAGAGGGAGATTCTGCATCTGGTTCTATTACAAAATCGAGAAACGTAAATACACAAGCCGTTTTTAGTTTAAAAGGGAAGCCTTTAAATTCTTACGGGTTGAGTAAGAAAATTGTGTACGAAAATGAAGAATTTAATTTATTACAAGCTGCTTTAAATATAGAAGATGGTTTAGAAGAATTGCGTTACAACAACATTGTAATTGCAACAGATGCCGATGTCGATGGAATGCACATTCGTTTGCTATTGATTACTTTTTTCTTACAATTTTTTCCTGAATTGATCAAAGAAGGACATTTATACATCTTAGAAACGCCGTTATTTAGAGTAAGAAATAAGAAACAAACATTTTACTGTTATTCTCAAGAAGAAAAACAAGAAGCAATAGGTAAATTAAGAGGAAAGCCAGAAATAACTCGATTTAAAGGTTTGGGAGAGATTTCGCCAAATGAGTTTGTTCATTTTATTGGAGATGACATTCGTTTAGATCCTGTAATGTTAGACAAAGAGATGTCTATTGAGCAAATGTTAGAGTTCTATATGGGAAAAAATACACCCGATAGACAGAAATTTATTATTGAAAATTTAAAAGTTGAGTTGGATACTCTAGAAGATGAAGAAATTTAATAAAAGAGTAATTAAGAATATTCTAACGGTAGTGTTTGCAGTGCTATTCATTTTTTGCTTGTCTTTAATAGATTGGAATAATTTAGGAAGTAAAAATAATTCTGGAGCTTTTTTTGGAGTTTTATCTGCTGTATTGTTTATCATTTCAATGCAAGTTAAAAATAAAGAATCTAAGAAAGATAATTAATATAGTTGGCAAGTGTTTGCGTTAGGGATTGAAGTGGCATCCTTTTTTTATTTCGATTTTTATCGAGATAAAAAAAGATATAACGTAAAGCCCGACCTTTGGTAACGCCCAATAAAAGAGCATTATTACAGTGTTTTTATTAGAAAATACAAATTAACAGTTAAACGATTAAACAGTTAACGTTTAAAAATGAGTGAAGAAATAAACGACAACGAGCACGAGCACGAAGAAGAATTATCAAATCTAGAAAGTCAATCAGATTCTGTAGAGAATCAGGCGGATTCCGTCGAAACCATTACCAAGATTACAGGAATGTACAAGGAATGGTTTTTGGATTATGCTTCGTATGTAATTTTAGAAAGAGCAGTTCCGTCTTTAGAAGACGGATTAAAACCTGTACAGCGTAGAATTATGCATTCTATGAAAGATTTAGATGATGGGCGTTACAATAAAGTAGCGAATATTGTTGGTCATACAATGCAATATCACCCACATGGTGATGCTTCTATTGCAGATGCTATGGTGCAAATTGGTCAGAAAGAATTGCTTATTGATATGCAAGGAAACTGGGGTAATATTCTTACTGGAGATAGAGCAGCAGCATCTAGATATATTGAAGCTCGTTTGTCTAAGTTTGCTTTAGACGTAGTTTTTAATCCGAAAACTACAGATTGGAAAATGTCTTATGATGGTAGAAGGAAAGAGCCGATAGATTTACCGGTAAAGTTTCCGCTATTACTAGCACAAGGAGCAGAAGGAATTGCTGTAGGTTTATCAACCAAAATACTACCGCATAACTTTATTGAATTGATTGATGCTTCTATAAAATATTTAAAGGGAAGAAGTTTTAGAATATTACCAGACTTTATAACAGGAGGAGTTGCAGATTTTACCAATTACAATGATGGTAAACGTGGGGGAAAGGTGAGGGTTCGTGCAAAAATTGCACAATTAGATAAAAAGACATTAGTTATTAATGAAATTCCGTTTGGTACTACAACTACATCTTTAATTGATAGTATTATAAAGGCCAATGAAAAAGGGAAAATCAAGATTAAAAAAATTGAAGATAATACCGCTGCAGAGGTAGAAATTTTGGTGCATTTGCCACCAAATGTTTCACCAGATAAAACTATTGATGCGCTGTATGCTTTTACAAATTGTGAAAACTCTATTTCACCTTTGTGTTGTACTATCGAAAATAATAAACCTGTTTTTATCGGTGTTTCTGAAATGTTAAAACATTCAACAGATTTAACGGTAGATTTGTTAAAGAAAGAATTAGAAATTCAATTAAATGAGTTAGAAGAACAATGGCACTTTTCATCTTTAGAGCGCATTTTTATAGAAAATAGAATCTATCGAGATATTGAAGAGGAAGAAACTTGGGAAGGCGTAATTGAAGCGATTGATAAAGGTTTACAGCCTCATATAAAACATTTAAAACGTCCAATAACGGTAGAAGACATTA from Polaribacter sp. ALD11 includes the following:
- a CDS encoding DNA topoisomerase IV subunit B; the protein is MSQETKYTEDNIRSLDWKEHIRMRPGMYIGKLGDGSSADDGIYILVKEVLDNSIDEYVMGAGKNIEISIHGSKVTVRDYGRGIPLGKVVDVVSKMNTGGKYDSKAFKKSVGLNGVGTKAVNALSSFFRVESSRDGKSASAEFSQGNLENQEFLEETSRRKGTKVSFVPDEEIFKKYKYRNEYVAKMLKNYVYLNPGLTIIFNGEKFFSENGLKDLLEDNNNKEDMLYPIIHLKGDDIEVAITHSKTQYSEEYHSFVNGQHTTQGGTHQAAFREAIVKTIREFYGKNFEASDIRKSIISAIAIKVMEPIFESQTKTKLGSTDMGGDLPTVRTYINDFLKTKLDNYLHKNTEVADKLQRKIIQAEKERKELSGIRKLAKDRAKKSSLHNKKLRDCRIHLGDIKKENYLETTLFITEGDSASGSITKSRNVNTQAVFSLKGKPLNSYGLSKKIVYENEEFNLLQAALNIEDGLEELRYNNIVIATDADVDGMHIRLLLITFFLQFFPELIKEGHLYILETPLFRVRNKKQTFYCYSQEEKQEAIGKLRGKPEITRFKGLGEISPNEFVHFIGDDIRLDPVMLDKEMSIEQMLEFYMGKNTPDRQKFIIENLKVELDTLEDEEI